Genomic DNA from Streptococcus uberis:
TGATAGCTGGTATTGATTCTTAAGCATTTCTTTTAGTTCTTTTCCATTCAGATGTGATGTTACTGAATAACTATTATCAGAAGGATGAGAGATAATGCTGATGTTTTGCATCATATTTTTATTTTCTCTTAAATCAATAGTAGGATTGTTTTTGAAGGTAATATGATAATTATGACCTCTTATTTGACTAGCAACTCGATTTCCTTTTGATGAAAGATGGACTATTAGCCATGTTATCACTAAGAAGACAACTAGGGCTGCTATTTTTAGAAAAATACTCATAGGATAACCTTTCCTTTAGTAGAATGACTAGATTATACGCTTGTTTGAAAACGTTGTCAATGGATTGCTATCTTTTTTAGAGTGAGTGACTAAATAGTAGGAGAAACTTTAAATGCTTTATCTGGTTATCCTGTATTTGTAAGGACTGATTCATGGTATAATGAAAAATAAGAATTGCAAAAGATAAAGGAGAAAAATATGACATTTGAAGAGATTTTACCAGGCTTGAAAGCCAAGAAAAAATATGTCAGAACAGGTTGGGGTGGGGCTGAAAATTATGTGCAACTTTTTGATTCCATTGAGCAGAATGGTCAAGCTCTGGAAGTGACACCCTATTTTCTGATTAATGTGTCAGGCGAGGGAGAGGGGTTCTCTATGTGGTCACCAACACCATGTGATGTCTTGGCTGAAGATTGGGTTGAAGTCCATGACTAAAAAAGTTCTTGTGACTGGTGTTTCGTCAGGCATTGGTCGAGCTCAAGCAGAACATCTTTTAGCAAAAGGGTATCAGGTTTATGGTCTGGATATCAGTCTCAAACCGGAATTAAAAGGAGACTTTCATTTTATGCGATTAGATTTGTCAGAAGATTTAAGTCCACTTTTTGATTGGCTACCCCAGGTTGATATTCTCCTTAATACAGCAGGTATCTTAGACGCTTATAAACCTCTATTAGAAATGCGTCAAACTGATTTTGAAAAGCTCTTTGCGACAAATTTCTTTTCTGTGGTTAAGCTTACCCGTTTTTATTTGGAAAAAATGCTAGCGCAACAAAGCGGAATCATCATTAACATGTGCTCAATTGCTAGCTTTCAAGCGGGAGGTGGCGGAGCTGCCTACACAAGCTCAAAACATGCCCTGGCTGGCTTCACTCGACAATTAGCTTTGGATTATGCCAAAGCAGGCATACAAGTTTTCGGGATTGCCCCAGGAGCTGTCCAAACAGGCATGACCGCTAG
This window encodes:
- a CDS encoding DUF2829 domain-containing protein, with product MTFEEILPGLKAKKKYVRTGWGGAENYVQLFDSIEQNGQALEVTPYFLINVSGEGEGFSMWSPTPCDVLAEDWVEVHD
- a CDS encoding 3-oxoacyl-ACP reductase; translation: MTKKVLVTGVSSGIGRAQAEHLLAKGYQVYGLDISLKPELKGDFHFMRLDLSEDLSPLFDWLPQVDILLNTAGILDAYKPLLEMRQTDFEKLFATNFFSVVKLTRFYLEKMLAQQSGIIINMCSIASFQAGGGGAAYTSSKHALAGFTRQLALDYAKAGIQVFGIAPGAVQTGMTASDFIEGGLADWVAEQTPIGRWTQAEEIADLTDFLVSGKAASMQGEIVKIDGGWTLK